ACCTCGGCCACGCCGTCGGCGATGCTCTTGCCGGCCTCGCGCGTGCATAGCGCGATGAACTGCGGCATGCGCGCTTCCAGCAGGTCGGCGGCATGTTCCAGGATCGCCGCGCGCGAGGTCGCGGGGGTCGCGTCCCAGCCCGGCTGCGCGGCCACCGCATTGGCCAGCGCACGCTCCACCGTGGCCTCGTCGGCCGGCAGCCAGTGGCCGACGGTCTGGCGGCGATCGGCGGGGTTGGTCACCGCGATCTGCATGCCGCCCGGCTGCGCGCCCGGCACCAGCGGCGCCGCGCGCCAGCCCATGCCGTGTGCGTTGACCTGTTCGGCAAGCTGGCGCAGCTGGTCGTCATTGGCGAGGTTGACGCCCATCGAATTGCTCCTGTCGTGGCCCTGGCTGCGGTAGAGGTCGACCGGCAGCGGAATGCGGGGGTGGGGAATGCTGGCGTAGCCGGCGATGGTCTCGACCGGGTCCTGCACCAGCGCCTCGACCGGCACGGTCTCGTCGCTGATGCGGTTGACGAAGCTGGAGTTGGCGCCGTTCTCGAGCAGGCGCCGCACCAGGTACGGCAGCAGGTCCTCGTGGCTGCCGACCGGCGCGTACACGCGGCAGGGCACGCCGAGGCGGTCGGCCGGGATCACCTCGGCATACAGGTCGTCGCCCATGCCGTGCAGCTTCTGGAACTCGTACGGCGTGGTCTTCGCGCGTGCCAGCGCCGGCAGGTACAGCCCGGCCATGCGGTGCACCGCGGCGATGGTGTGCGCGTTGTGGGTGGCGAACATCGGATACACCGTGTCCGCGGCTTCCAGCAGCTTGCGCGCGTTGGCCAGGTAGCTGACGTCGGTGTTCGGCTTGCGGGTGAACACCGGATAGTCCGGATGGCCGTCGACCTGCGCGCGCTTGATCTCGCTGTCCCAGTACGCGCCCTTGACCAGGCGCACCGGGATGCGCCGGCCGCCCTGGCGGGCGAGGTCGATGATCCAGTCGAGCACGTAGGGTGCGCGCTTCTGGTAGGCCTGCACGACGATGCCGAACCCTTCCCAGCCGGTCAGCGAGGGATCGCGCCAGGCGTGTTCGATCACGTCGAGCGACAGCTCCAGGCGATCGGCCTCCTCGGCGTCGATGGTCAGGCCGATGCCATGGTCCTTGGCCTGCTGTGCCAGCGACAGCAGCGCCGGCACCAGTTCCGCCAGCACGTTGGCGCGATTGGCGTGTTCATAGCGCGGATGCAGCGCCGACAGCTTCACCGAGATCGACGGCGCGGCGAACACCGCTTCCGGGCCGTCACCGCGCGGGCGGTCGCGGTGCTGGCCGATGGCGTCGATCGCCAGGCGATAGGCCTTCAGGTAGCGCGCGGCATCGGTATCGGTCAGCGCGGCCTCGCCAAGCATGTCGAACGAATAACGATAGGTGGCGTTCGCGCCCTTGCGGCTGCGCGCCAGCGCTTCGTCGATGGTGCGGCCCATGACGAACTGGTGGCCCATGATCTTCATCGCCTGGCGCGTGGCCAGGCGGATCACCGGCTCGCCGACGCGGCCGACCATGCGCTTGAAGGCACTGTGCGCATCGCGGCGGGTGTCGTCGGCAAGGTCGACCAGCCGGCCGGTCAGCATCAGCCCCCAGGTCGACGCGTTGACCAGCAACGAATCGGACTGGCCCATGTGCTTCTTCCAGTCGGCCTCGCCCAGCTTGTCGCGGATCAGGCGGTCGGCGGTGTCCTGGTCCGGAATCCGCAGCAGCGCCTCGGCCACGCACATCAGCAGCACGCCTTCCTCGCTGCCGAGGTCGTACTGCT
This portion of the Luteimonas yindakuii genome encodes:
- the putA gene encoding bifunctional proline dehydrogenase/L-glutamate gamma-semialdehyde dehydrogenase PutA, yielding MLFPELPAPPAAPRAAITSAWIRDEATHVRKLLDAARLPAADRAAVQATAADLVHRVRERARHQGAIEAFMQQYDLGSEEGVLLMCVAEALLRIPDQDTADRLIRDKLGEADWKKHMGQSDSLLVNASTWGLMLTGRLVDLADDTRRDAHSAFKRMVGRVGEPVIRLATRQAMKIMGHQFVMGRTIDEALARSRKGANATYRYSFDMLGEAALTDTDAARYLKAYRLAIDAIGQHRDRPRGDGPEAVFAAPSISVKLSALHPRYEHANRANVLAELVPALLSLAQQAKDHGIGLTIDAEEADRLELSLDVIEHAWRDPSLTGWEGFGIVVQAYQKRAPYVLDWIIDLARQGGRRIPVRLVKGAYWDSEIKRAQVDGHPDYPVFTRKPNTDVSYLANARKLLEAADTVYPMFATHNAHTIAAVHRMAGLYLPALARAKTTPYEFQKLHGMGDDLYAEVIPADRLGVPCRVYAPVGSHEDLLPYLVRRLLENGANSSFVNRISDETVPVEALVQDPVETIAGYASIPHPRIPLPVDLYRSQGHDRSNSMGVNLANDDQLRQLAEQVNAHGMGWRAAPLVPGAQPGGMQIAVTNPADRRQTVGHWLPADEATVERALANAVAAQPGWDATPATSRAAILEHAADLLEARMPQFIALCTREAGKSIADGVAEVREAVDFLRYYAGQARTLFQPEAMPGPTGESNTLQLAGRGVFVCISPWNFPLAIFAGQIAAALAAGNSVIAKPAEQTTLTGYYAVELLHEAGVPADVLQFLPGDGATVGSALTRDDRVAGVAFTGSTFTARAINRALAARDAAIAVLIAETGGQNALIADSSSLPEQLVKDVLGSAFTSAGQRCSAARVLFVQDDIADRVIEMLAGAMARLRVGDPALLSTDVGPVIDDEAVRMLEQHAERMGSEARLIATAPATPAMEHGTFFLPHAWELKSLSQLDHEKFGPALHVIRWKASELDQVIDHINTTGYGLTLGIHSRIDETIEKIASRVRVGNVYVNRNQIGAVVGVQPFGGQGLSGTGPKAGGPHYLPRFATEKAVTINTTAAGGNASLLTLED